The following are encoded together in the Culex pipiens pallens isolate TS chromosome 1, TS_CPP_V2, whole genome shotgun sequence genome:
- the LOC120425728 gene encoding uncharacterized protein LOC120425728, translated as MIRQLGKPTMFLTLSASETQWEELLKVLHKLSSDYDDLELADPLSELSAFQKAKLVVEDPVTCVAYIDKLVDVIMRILKSKRFSPFGKYYVVDYFKRIEFQQRGSAHAHIMLWCANDPREDVSEDMPATIEMINTLCSIDAFRWLGPLLGKKQEHAHTRTCYKHNDKRCRFNIPYWPMNEDRVLVPLPADDSRRSALKKRALEFREILETKTFETLEDFLADCECTEEYYLEVIRAWLQRPAFFFKRPMNQLYMNPFNVWIGGVLRSNSDLQFIMDEYSCASYLVDYVNKTNRGISAFHRELLELQEQYPDYDYQGLLKKLGVRVLNSVEMCSQEAAWILLRLPMSEASRKIEFVPTMWPNERTRCRKRHQQMDNEGLDDDSTDVWTRNIVQKYEDRDGLEDVCLADFVAWYAPMKSTKNSYKLRGTAKILRWRGYPMSEMVEYKREAVLLFLPFRNERVDLLDQNKFLQLYDSHETELIAKRKEYDCELNLEQTVEEYLRIIAQEGDGEQERAATEKHNEYVRSIDMQPNNDDIENLPTSALRAIVKQRSNVMPKADYCAWMRQANEKQRMLILHIIHRLTSFDPEIPAMQIFLTGPAGSGKTFTLRLMMETYNRYSQGHNSRNNAYIACASTGKAAVNIDGVTVHRAYRIAISRQSDSKLSPEWLQTYRNEFRNVKLHIVDEVSMLSAGNFRTMHIRLQDIHLDYLHPFADQDVTFTGDLHQLNPVNALPIYKAPRNSIGGSWLWDYIRLYELDQVMRQTDVVFSTILTAIGEGKKLTDEQKTLIESRFKSVEDCQREAPNAVWLFHQNVDVDRFNREALSGLEGLDCLADDMITGHSTSAQATSARTKLHKMSTAQTSGLPYMVRFCIGKPYMI; from the coding sequence ATGATTCGACAGTTGGGTAAACCAACAATGTTTCTCACCTTGAGCGCCAGTGAAACTCAATGGGAAGAACTGTTGAAGGTGCTGCACAAATTGTCCAGTGACTACGATGACCTTGAATTGGCCGACCCGCTGTCGGAGTTAAGCGCGTTTCAAAAGGCAAAGTTGGTCGTTGAAGATCCTGTGACGTGTGTTGCATACATCGACAAGCTTGTTGACGTCATAATGCGCATCTTGAAGTCCAAACGGTTCAGTCCATTTGGTAAATACTACGTTGTGGATTACTTCAAGCGGATCGAGTTTCAACAACGTGGTAGCGCGCATGCCCACATCATGCTCTGGTGTGCAAACGATCCTCGTGAGGACGTTTCCGAGGACATGCCCGCCACCATTGAAATGATCAACACTCTCTGCTCCATCGATGCCTTCCGTTGGTTGGGACCACTGCTTGGCAAGAAGCAAGAGCACGCTCACACACGTACGTGTTACAAACACAACGATAAACGTTGTCGTTTCAACATTCCGTACTGGCCGATGAACGAGGATCGGGTATTGGTGCCCCTTCCGGCTGATGACAGTCGTCGTTCTGCACTGAAGAAACGTGCTCTCGAGTTTCGTGAGATTCTGGAAACGAAGACTTTCGAAACTCTCGAAGACTTTCTGGCCGATTGTGAGTGTACCGAGGAATACTACCTCGAAGTGATTCGTGCATGGCTACAGCGACCAGCGTTCTTCTTCAAGCGTCCGATGAATCAGCTCTACATGAATCCATTCAACGTTTGGATTGGCGGTGTACTTCGCTCCAACAGTGATCTGCAGTTCATCATGGACGAGTACTCGTGCGCCTCTTATTTGGTTGATTACGTCAACAAGACAAATCGAGGCATCAGCGCGTTTCACCGAGAGCTTCTCGAGCTGCAGGAGCAGTATCCCGACTACGACTATCAAGGCTTGCTGAAGAAGTTGGGCGTGAGAGTACTCAACAGTGTTGAGATGTGCTCACAGGAAGCAGCGTGGATCTTGCTCCGGTTACCAATGTCCGAAGCAAGccggaaaatcgaatttgtgccgACAATGTGGCCAAATGAGAGAACCCGATGCCGGAAGCGACACCAGCAGATGGACAACGAGGGACTCGACGACGACTCAACGGACGTGTGGACCAGAAACATCGTCCAGAAGTATGAGGACCGCGATGGATTGGAGGATGTGTGCCTGGCTGATTTCGTCGCATGGTATGCACCGATGAAAAGCACCAAAAACAGCTACAAGCTGCGAGGCACTGCCAAAATCCTGCGATGGCGAGGATACCCGATGAGCGAAATGGTCGAGTACAAGCGAGAGGCAGTGCTGCTGTTTTTGCCGTTCCGGAATGAACGAGTCGACCTGCTGGACCAGAACAAATTCCTCCAATTGTACGATTCGCATGAGACAGAGCTCATCGCGAAACGTAAGGAATACGATTGTGAGTTGAATTTGGAGCAGACCGTTGAGGAATACCTCCGAATAATCGCACAGGAAGGCGATGGCGAGCAAGAGAGAGCCGCCACGGAGAAGCACAACGAGTACGTGAGGAGCATCGACATGCAGCCAAACAACGATGACATCGAAAACCTGCCGACTTCTGCACTGCGAGCGATTGTGAAACAACGTTCGAATGTCATGCCAAAAGCTGACTACTGTGCCTGGATGCGGCAGGCTAACGAGAAGCAGCGCATGTTGATCCTCCACATCATCCATCGACTGACGAGCTTTGATCCTGAAATTCCAGCGATGCAGATCTTCCTGACTGGACCAGCGGGTAGTGGTAAAACGTTCACACTGCGTCTGATGATGGAAACCTATAACCGGTACAGCCAAGGTCACAACTCTCGCAACAACGCGTATATTGCATGTGCGTCGACAGGCAAAGCCGCCGTTAACATTGACGGTGTTACGGTCCATCGTGCCTACCGCATTGCAATATCGCGCCAGAGTGACTCAAAGCTTAGCCCTGAATGGCTGCAGACGTACCGAAATGAATTCCGGAACGTGAAGCTCCACATTGTAGATGAAGTTAGTATGCTTAGCGCAGGTAACTTCAGAACAATGCACATACGTTTGCAGGATATTCATTTGGATTACCTTCACCCATTCGCTGACCAGGACGTTACGTTTACCGGAGATTTACATCAGCTGAATCCAGTCAATGCTTTACCAATCTATAAGGCTCCGAGAAATTCGATTGGTGGATCTTGGCTGTGGGATTACATCCGACTGTACGAGTTGGATCAGGTCATGCGTCAGACCGATGTGGTGTTCTCCACCATCCTCACCGCGATTGGCGAAGGCAAGAAACTGACGGATGAACAGAAGACGCTGATCGAGAGTCGGTTCAAGTCAGTGGAGGACTGCCAACGGGAAGCTCCCAACGCCGTTTGGCTGTTCCATCAAAACGTTGATGTCGATCGATTCAACAGAGAAGCGTTGAGTGGGCTCGAGGGTCTGGACTGTCTTGCCGACGATATGATCACAGGTCACAGCACATCCGCTCAGGCAACCAGTGCACGAAcgaaattacataaaatgagCACAGCCCAAACGAGTGGGCTGCCATATATGGTTCGTTTTTGCATTGGAAAGCCCTACATGATC